The following is a genomic window from Acidobacteriota bacterium.
TCATTCAGGTGGAATTGCCGCTGGTAAAGGTCGCGATCCATGTCGGGGTTGGCGAGGAAAATCTTGGTCACGCAACTTTCGATGATAACGTCGAGGATTTCCGACTTCCGCAGCTCGTCGAGCGATTGCGTCGAAAGGATCATGGCGGCGTTCGATTTCCGCCACGTTTTGAGGGCTTCGACGATGTAGATATTGATGCTGGGATTTCGGAAGAAGACCCACGCCTCGTCAATGAAGAAGGCTTTGAAAACATGCGAGCTGGCACTGTCGGTGATTACGCTGTTCGCCCGGTGGAGGATGTAGAAGAGAAGCGGCTCCAGGATGTCGGGATAGCCGCTCATGCCTTGAAAATCAAAGCATTGGAACCTGGCGAAGGTGAGAGTGTCCTTGGGATTGTCGAAAACGGACCCGAACTGGCCGCCTGTTGTCCACTTATCAAGCCGCCTCGCAAGGTGGCGGTCGAGCGTGTTTGCCAGCGTGGTGAGTGTTCTCAGTTCCGGTTCGATCTCGTAAAGATTCTCGACCTGGTGGTAGAGGTCTTGGGCTTCGCCGGTGGTGAGGCGCTCTTCGCCCTTGCCTTCCATGAGGACCCTTGCGAAGAGTGCCAGGAAATCAATGTTTTGTTTTGTGGCCGGTAGTGAGAACGGGTTGATCTGGAAAGCCGATGAATTCAGGCCCACACGAACGTATGCGCCGCCGAAAAGTTCAGTGAGAGTTTCAAAGCTGCCGCCTAGGTCGAAAATGAATGTTGCGGGTTCGTATTTCTGGAGATTTGTTATCAGGAAGTTGAGAAGGAACGATTTCCCTGCGCCAGTCCGCCCCAAGATCACGGTATGGGCAACGTCCTGATAATGGAGGTTCAAGTAGTAGGGCGTCTTGTGGTTCGTTTCCAGGACGGCCAGATACTCACGGTTCAAGTGCCTATTGGTCTGGTCGCCGGAATGGAGGGTGAATAGAAACGAGTAGTCAGCATAATTGGTGTTCAGAATTAACATCCGGCGCAGGTTAAAGGCATAGTTGCCGGGAATGGTGGCAAGATAGGTGTTCAGGAGGTTGTACCGCTCTTCGTAAATCGTGGCATCGTGAACGCTGAAGACTTTGTAGAAGCCACTGCAGGCCGCTTCGACCTTTGCCAAGTCAAGGTCGTAAACCACGATTGTGAGAGAGAATTCGCCGAAGTAATTCCCCGTGAGTTCAAGCTCCTCAAGCGCCCTGCCAAGGTCGCGCACCTGGGCTTCCTTTGAATCATCCACCAAAATGTCACGCGGATTCTCCGGCTGGTTCGACATGCTGAGGTGGCTCATAAATGACCGCTTGGTATTGTGGTAGTGCCGCCGTCGCGAATGGATCATGTTTCGGCTTTTGTCCGGCGACTGCTTTTCCCATTCGGTCGCGACGTAAAAGTTGGCCGGGATTTCGAGGAGCCTCTTGAAGATGAGTGGGAAGCTTTGGGCGGGAGGCTCTTTCAGCGTCATGACCTTCAAAAAATAATCGTCAAGCCGGAGATGTCCGCGATGGCATTCAAGGTGCGATTCGCACAGGGAGCAATCGAGAAACGCGTCGCCGTTGACCCGCGCACCCTCAGTCTTCTCCGGTGAGAAATTGAGTGGTGACTTGAGGACGCGGAAAGCTTCCTGTCTCCCCAGAATATCGACGCACATGAAGTCGCTGACCTGGCCGATGAAATTGCGGACCTTGGCCAATAGCGTTGCCCTCGCCTTTTCGATTTCGGATTCGATCAGGACAACTTGTTTCCTGGTGGAAGCAAGTGCGGCGATCTCCCGGAATGCTTGGGCCGGTTCGGAGGCCAGCTTCCCGAGAGTTGGAAACAGCCGCTGCTGGTAGCGGAAGCCTTCAAACAGGATGACGTAATAGATTTTGAGGGAATAAATCTCGTCTGCTTTGCTGTGCAGGTACTCGACGCGATTGCGAATTGCAGCGTCCACCACCGCGTCGCAGGAGGTTTGAAATGGAATTTCGGCCCGGTTCCGCTTAAAGAGGTACTGATAGACGCGGCATGTTTCATCGAAGATTTTGAGCGCGGATTCGAGGCGCTTCGTCAGGTTATCAAGCGTCGCTATGTCGAGGCATTCGTAATCAACCCCTTCGACGGCGACGACGACGCCGACATCCCCGCTCTTGGTCAGGAAAGCCTGGTCGTCAATGAAGCCGAACAGGTTCACCTGCTCATTGAACGAGCCTGCTTCGCGGTAAGCCTTGTCAACGCGATCAAGCCTAAGCATCATTGAGCCTCTTTACCTCGACGGGCGCAATCTTCATCGGGTCGTACTGAGTCCGCGTTTTGGCGGAGTTCAATAGAAACCGGATAATCTGCGGGTCGGTTCTCGTCGCCCAGCGGGCCAGCATATACAGGGCAAAGAACATGAAAATCCCGCCAATGAACGTCTTCAGTAGGTTGAACATGCCCGCGCCCATCATCAGGGCGAAGAAAAAGAGTTTTCGCTCCGCTCCCAGGATCGTGAGCGGGCGGTTGAGCGTGCGGAATACCGGATTGATGCGTTGGTGCGCCATGTTAGGAAGCGGGAAAGAGCCAAGACATGAAGTTGACGGCGCCGATCGCCATGCCGACACCGAAGATAATCCCTGCAAGGGTTCGTTTTCCGCTGCCCTCGCCGAAAGCGAAAACCAAGCCGCCCACCACAATGGCAACGAGCGAGAGTCCGGTAGCAATTGGCCCGGTGAATGAATTTTGCAAGACTTGAACAGCGTTCTCCCAAGGAGAAACGCCGGATTGCTGGGCGAGCGCGTTTTCGGCAATCGCAAGGCAAGCGGCGAACGTCAGCAGTCCTCTGCGCCAGTGCTTAGGCCGTGAAGTCTTCGTCGGTTTCGTTTCCATCGGTATTGGTCTCCTTTTCCGCGAGGTCTGAGGAAGTTTAAATTGGGGGCGGCGGTCGTCGTGGAACCGACCGCTTATTTGATCTCGATTGCCCCCAATTAGTAGAAGCCCGAAAAATCGCAAAATATTACTGACTTTATTTTTGTTGAAACCTGTAACATCGCGAACTTCGTGGGATCAAATGAGTTGGGAAAAAGTGATGAAAGGCGAAAATATTTTGTAACATTTTACCGGTTTTTGGGCTTCGTATAGATAGAGGGGGAAATTAAGGCGTGAGACAGTATCCCGGTAGGGTCACGTGCATCATCGGCCTCGTCCGGGGCTTCAAAGGCGATGATGGGCGGAATCGAGGACAATCCAACCCTGTGGGTTGAGCCACGCGACAAGCTTGGGAGACCGATTGATGCGGAGATTCTGTCGGTCGCCCGCCGAAGCTGGAAGCGCGTCTTGATTTTTGCTCGACAACATGGCGTGGACGAGGCAATTGCAGCGGGAGTGCTGGAAACGGCAGTCCACGCGCTGTCCTCGGCGCTGAGTCGCCGTCCGCAATCGCGGGAACAAATCAAAAATCTGGATGATTATTTCTTCTGGGTAGTCGCCCACAGGCTTTATAGGCGGACCGCCAAGGAGCCGCCCATTGAGTACATAGGTTCGGTAGATGAATTGGATTTGGTCCGCTCGTCAAATAATTCAGATTGGGTCGCGCGCTTTGAAAACCAATTGCTCCTCAATGAACTTTCAACCAGGTTAAATGCGCAGGAGAGATCCATATGCGATCTTCGGGCAATCGGTCGCTCGTGGAAAGAGATCGGGAGGACCCTCGGCATAAAGCCAAATACCGCACAGGTTCAATTCTTGCGGGCAATTGAAAGGGCGCGAAAATCTCTGATGCGGGGCCTTCGCCTCACTCCCAAACAGGGGAGGCCAAAGTGATGGCAGAATCGCGGCGCACCAATGCGGTTACCATGCGCGACGCGGAACGTCTCGTGAAGGCGACGCGGCGTATGTTGTTGGGCGGAGGGTATCCGAACCCGGAGCGCGTTGGGTGCCCTAGATCAAGGGTCTTGGAGGATTTCGCCCGCGACAGGATAGATTTGCGCGACGCGAAAGACTGGATTCTACATCTGGGCTGCTGTTCGCCTTGCTTCATCGAATACACGACATTTCGTCGACAGGCCACGAGGCGGAAAAGACTGGAGTATGCACTTGCGATAGCAGCGATGGTCGCTCTTTTTGTGGTCGGCGGATGGTTGTGGCGAACACATCGTTTCCCCGGAAGCGGTGGAACGCCGAATGTGCCCACAGTCGCCGCATATCAGCCTATCACTTTGGACTTGAGGAATTGGATTGTCCTGCGCGGGGAGCAACTGCCGTCTACGCCCGCTGGTCCGATTCAGCTTCCTCGCGGCCGTCTTGACCTCACGATTTTCCTGCCGGTCGGAAGCGAGGCCGGGGAATACGAAGTCCAGGTGTCCGCCAAGCTGGGGGAAGCCGTCGTCACCGCAACCGGCTCCGCCGTGATTCAGAACGGCATCACGGTCCTGAAGGTCAAGCTCGACACCTCGCGCCTAAATCCGGGCAATTACGTGCTTGGCATCAGGCAGCCGGGCGAAGCGACCAATTTCTACCCTTTGTTGGTGAAGAAGTAGTCGTTTTGACAGGAGAGGGGCGTCGGCGGTGTTGAAAGTTTGGAGGTCAAATGCGGCAAGCGAGCACTGAGGGCGGCTCCATGCCTTGCCGCTGGGCTGATAACAAACGCTCATGATACCGCGGCGCTTTCAGTATGTATTAGTACTGCCGTAACACCATCGTAACAGTAAGCATTTACGCTAGGATCGTAGGGCTGAGAGCTCTGGGCTTTTCCAAAAAATTCACTGGAGGTAAGGATCGATATGCGGACTGATCCGAACGTTGGAGTATCTCGTTTACTGCATAGGGCTGCGTGGATAGCTGGTTTGTTTCTATTGGGAGCAAGCCTTGGGTGGTCACAAATCCAAAATGCCAGCGCCGGTGGGCGGATTACCGACCCGAGCGGCGCCGTTGTGCCCAATGCACAATTAACGGCCCGGAACGCCACAACCGGGATGAAATATTCCACGACTTCCGACAGTGCGGGTTATTACGCATTTCCGACCATACCCATCGGGACTTACACGGTTACCGTTGACGCGAATGGATTCGCGAGAACAGTCAGAAGCAATATCACGCTGGAAGTGGGACAGAGCGCGAGGGTTGATTTTAAGCTGCAACTTGGTTCGCACGTGCAGACTGTGCAGATTACTTCCGCCACGCCGATGTTACAGACCCAATCCGCCATGCCGCAAACAACAGTGAGCAACCGTCTAGTGAGGAACCTGCCTCTCAGCACGCGGAATTGGGATGACCTGATGGGCCTGGTGGCCGGGGTGCAAGGATACCGATACACGAATCAATCCGGCAGTACGGCGCCAGGGCGCTTTGGCGGAATCAATGTCAACGGGGTGCGGTCCTTGCAGAACAACTTCATTCTGGACGGCGTCGATGACAATACGATCTCCGAAAACGTCCAGGAGTTGAGCACGGAGGTTATCCGCCCCTCCGTGGATGCGGTTCGAGAATTCAAGATCATCACGGATCCCTATTCGGCTGAGTATGGACGCAGCCCAGGGGCCGCCATCATTGTGGCGACGAAGAGCGGGACGAATCACTTCCACAGCGAGGTCTGGGAATTCAATCGCACCTCCGCGACCGATGCAACGGACTTTTTCACGAATCGGGCAGGTGTGAAGAAATCTGGCCTTACGCAGAATCAGTTCGGGGGAAACTTCGGTGGCCCAATCGTCAAAAACCACGCTTTCTTCTTTTTCAATTACGAAGGAACACGAATCGTTCAAGGAGTACCACGGCTTTCCAATGTGCCGCTTCCGAACGAGCGAGCCGGGAATTTTTCGCCGGCGGCGGGTACGGCAAATGACGTCAGTTACAGTCCGATCTTCGATCCGACGACGGGATTGCCCTTTCCGGGCAACGTCATTCCGCCGGACCGCATTTCTCCTGTGGCGGCAAAAATCATGAGTATGATACCGCTTCCAAACGTAACGCCTCCGCCCGGCCCGCAGAATCGCGAGAATTACCTCATCAATCCCAAGCTGACCAACAACGCAGACAATTACATTGCTCGGGTCGATTGGCAAATCACTCCGCGCAACAGCGTGTTCGTGCGCTACTCCAACATTCCCTGGACACGCTTCGTACCCGGCCCCTTCGGCAACAACATTATTGACGGCACGGAAATTTCCTCCTGGGGGCGCTTGACCCAGAACTCTCAGGGCGCGGCGCTTGGCTGGACCGCCATGATTTCCCCGAGGCTGGTCAACTCGTTTCGCCTGGGTTGGGGCCGAAACTGGTCTCAGGGTGTACAGACGCCTTTTGGGCAAAACACACTGGCATCAGTTGGCATCCTCGGTATCCCCGATAACCCTCTTTACGACGGAGGCATTCCAGGCATGGACTTCGCCAATGTGGGCGGGGTCAACATGCCGTATCTCGGCTCGCCTGACTTTCTCCCGAAATGGCAGTTCACCAACCAGTTCGAAGAGGCGGACACATTGGACTACTCCTATGGAGCCCATGAACTCAAGTTCGGAGTCGATTACCACCTTCCGATGCGCAACATATACCTGGACGAACCCGCCTTGCGCGGTCACCTGTACTTTGACGGCCAGTTTACAGGGAACGCGCTGGCAGATTTCTTGATCGGATATCCCTTTGGCGCCCAAGAATCAGTTTTTCACCAGGTGGATATGCGGATGTGGATGCAGTCCTACTTTGCTGAGGACATTTGGAAGGTCATGCCGCATCTGACCCTCGATCTCGGTCTCCGTTACGATTACGCCACCTGGCCGTACGACGCTGGCAACCAAATGACCAACCTTGACCCCGCTACGGGCCAGCTTGTTTACGCGAAGTCCGGCTCCGGCTTCTCGCAGCAACTCATCCATCCGGACAAAGACAACCTTGGGCCTCGATTCGGGGTTGCCTATCAAGTGACGCACAACACCGTGCTGCGCGCCGGCTATGGACGCTTCTACCAGCAATTTGAACGGATCGGAAGTGAAGACCAGATGTCGTTGAACCCGCCGTGGTTTCTGAACGTTCTGCCGACCGCCCCGTTCACCGATCACACAACGCCTGTCTTCTTTCTTGACCAGGGTTTCCCTGCGTCTTACCGTGACGCGGCCAGCGTTCCCCTGGCGGCGGTGCGGCTGCGGGCCGTCGATCCCAATTCGCAACAGCCGACCATCGACCAGTGGAGCGCTGGTTTTCAGCGCAGATTCCCATTCGGCATCGTTACCACGGTTGATTACGTGGGCACGAAGGGGACGCATCTGTCATACCTGATGAACCTGAACCAGCCGAATCCGCCCGGAACATTCAACCTCCCGTATCCGAACCTCGGCATCGTCGAGTACCGGGAAAACGGGAGTAATTCAACCTACCACGGACTCGAAGCCTCGGCGGAAAAGCGCTTCGGTCGCGGGCTCACGTTCCACATCGCGTACACTTACTCCAAATCGATTGATGATGCCAGAGACAATCTATCGGGATTCGGGTCTTCCTTCCCGGAAGACTCTTATAACGTCTTCGCTTATGATCGCGGGCTGAGCAACTTTGATTTCCGGAACCGGTTTGTCTTTGCCTACGATTATGATTTCCCGCTTGGGCACGGACACCAGTGGGCAACGAGTGGGGTTCCGGCTGCGATTCTGGGGAATTGGCAGATGAACGGAATCTTCACGCGGAATTCAGGCTTTCCCTTTACGGTGACAGCCTCAGCGCTCAGCAGCTTTGTCGGGCCGCTTGCTGATACGCGGCCCAACCGGATCTGCAATGGAAGCCTTCCGAGTGGACAGCGGAGCGTCAACGAGTGGTTCAATCCGGCCTGCTTTCCGGTGCCGAGTCCCGCGGCCTTTGGGAATTCCGGGCGCGACATTCTGATTGGGCCGCCTTTCACCAACCTGGACTTCAGCCTCGACCGGTCGTTTCCGTTCAGGCTGGGCGGCGAAGGTCGGCAACTCGAATTCCGGTGGGAAGTGTTCAACCTGTTCAACACGCCGCAGTTCAGCATTCCGAATTCGGATGTTTCGAGCCCGGGAACGGTGGGGCGCATTACAAGTCTTGCCGGTGATCCCCGCGTCATGCAGTTCGCGCTAAAACTCATTTTCTGATGGAAAGGTCACACTAAGAGTGGGAGTGTCCGCCGAAAGTGAATTTCCGGGTAAAATCGCGGTCGCCATGTTTAGTTGACGTTCTGAGCGGATTTCATAGCCCTCGAGTTGGTGGTCACATCAACCCCATTGATCCTGACGTAGGTAAAAAGACAGGTTGAGGCGAGGTTGCGAGTTGCAGTCCAGCAACAGGAACGTCAAAGGACATTTTCCATTATTCCCGCGCACTTTAAAACGTAGAAATCTAAACGGAAAGCCGGTAGGAGAGTACATCAGCATCATCGCCGCAGGTGCGTTCGGGAACCGCAAGATTTGGTAGGATGAGTGCGCAGAGGCGTATAAAGCGGATTCCCGGTTGTTGGCGCAACCGGGGTTTTCATTGGTGGCCTCGATCAAAACCGAGAACCTCCAACCCAAACAGCGAGTCAAAGTCCGTCTCAGTAACACCCATGCACTTACGAGAACTCCCGACTAGTCATTGTACAAGCGCAGATCGTCGGCTGTGTACGTATGAGTCGCTCGACAACTCGGATTTTCGCAAGTCAACGTCTCCCGCCACGGTCCAACCCCAGAGTTCACGACCATCTCCACAACCGGTTTGGAGAAATGTCCGTAGAGACTTGCTGCAGTTTCTGCACCGCAGATTCCCGGAAGATAAACTTCATCGATTTCTATCCCCCTTCCGCAACTCTTGCAATGCACACCAAGCTTATTAGCCATCGCCACATTTTACATCCGCCTGCGGTATTCCCCGCAGCTATATCCCCGCTCCGTTGCCATGCTCCTGCCATGGTGAGATACTGAAAAGCATCATGACACTTGACGATGCCCGTCAGTTCTACGCGGATGAAGTCAGAATCGCGGCCAACGTACGGTCAGCGGCGTTAGTTGCGGCTTACGCTCGTGTCCCACGAGAGAACTTTATGGGTATGCCGCCCTGGCAGATTATCTCGCAGGATACGATCGCGATGGCGTTCATGGGGCTGGCGGGAATGGCATACCTCGCGACGGAGAATCCCCTCGACCTATATCACAATGTCCTGGTTGCGCTTGACCCTGCCCGCTATATTAACAACGGCCAGCCGAGTGCGTTGGGGCGGTGGATCGACGAACTTGATCTCGCGCCGGGCGACCGCGTTTACCACCTGGGTTGCGGTGTCGGTTATTACACCGCGATTATGGCCGAAGTGGTGGGGAGCTCAGGGCAGGTGGTAGCCAGTGAAGTGGATCCCGCATTGGCGGCTCGGGCTCAAGAGAATCTCACCAGTTTCACGAACGTTTTGGTGCACGCGGGAGATGGTACCGCATTTGATCCGGGCCCGTGTGACGCAATATTTATCAATGCTGGCGTCACCCATCCGCTCCCGCTTTGGCTCGAGCGTCTCTCCGCCCACGGCCGCCTAGTTTTGCCCCTCACCGCCACCATGGACTCCACGAACCTCGCCGGCACCGGCATCATTGCAAGAATCACCCGCCAAGAGAACGGCTTCGCCTGCCGCCCTGTCACCACTGCTGGAATCTTTTCGTGCACAAGCGGGCGGGACCCTGAAATGAATGCGGCACTTGCAAAGGCTTGGGCAAGTAAGGCCCTCTTGAAGCTTAAGTCGGTGAGAATAGATCCGCACGAACAAGACGAAACCTGCCTCGCCCACCGCCCCGACGTCTGCCTAAGCACCGCCAACCTACTGGCGAGAGCCATCCTTCCATGATCGGCGCCGCGAGTGGCGCATCTTGCCTTAAGAAAGAAAAGTAATGCTCAGGCCCTTCTAGAATTCCTGATTGGATGTGTGTCTTTATGGTAGCTACCTCGATAAGCGCAATTGGTTTCAACAGTCTCCGGTGCTGAACTTATCGGGAGTGTAGCGCCATAAAAGAGTCGCCCACAAGAGTAAGTCCGGCCCAATAAAATGGCACTGCCTGGCCCTTGAATTGTTTGAGCAGATCGAGCTTGGCATGGCGCAAAGCTTCACCCTCATCCTGGCCGGCTCGAAGGTTGCGGTAGAAGCGGTCCATCAGGTCGGTTGTGTAAACGTCCGAAGCCGCCCACAGGCTGGCAAGCACGGATTTCGCTCCCGCGTACAGGAAGGCCCGTTCGATATTCTCGATTCCCTCTTCGCCATCAAGCCTCCCGATTCCGGTGTCGCACGCTGACAGAGTTACCAGATCGGCATCGAGATGAAGCTCTCGGATCTCCCGCGCCTGCAACAATCCGTCGTCGCGGTGTGCGGGGTCTGGTCCCAGCACAAGCGCGGCTCGGTCAGGATATCTCGGGTTGGCGATTCCGTGGGCTGCGATATGGATAATCATGAAGCGGCTGAGCGGTTCCGCTTTGAATGCTGCTTCTGTGGCTTCTGTACCCACCAGGAGCACGCTTGAACTGCCGAAAATCTTTCCGGCCGAATTCACTTCGTCGGCGCTGTGTGGCAAATCCGGGAGGGGATGCGCTTTCAGTCCAAAGGGGTCTGACAACGCCGTTGTGCTTTGAGAATTTGAAGTAAGGCCTTCGGCGGTATTGATCGCCTGGTATTGTACCCCTCCCAGACCGAGAAAGATAATCGGCGCCGGATTCTTCCCCCGGCTGTTCTCGATCAGGTTCAGTACGGCAGCTGATGGCGCGTAACTGACCACATGGGTGGCAAGGACGTACCGCCCTTCGTTATCTGTGAGCGCATCAAAAGGAATCAGGTTCAACTGGCCGTCGGGAACAACAATCAACGATGGCTTGAGTGCATATGGCGGCAATGGATTGACAAGGGCGGAATAAAGCTCACGCGAAGCCGGGATGTCATTCGTTCTGGTGAGTACTTGCCGGCGGTAATCGGCGACGAGCCTATCGATTTCTTCGCGACCGGCTGGCAGCGTGGCCACCCCTGCACGGTGGCGCGTGATGTAAAGGCAGAAGGATTGGGGGGTGTCCAGCACGTATTCAAGAATGGCCTCCCTTGAATTCAGCGAACGCTGAATATCTCTGAGGTCCACCGGCGTTC
Proteins encoded in this region:
- a CDS encoding conjugal transfer protein TrbC, giving the protein METKPTKTSRPKHWRRGLLTFAACLAIAENALAQQSGVSPWENAVQVLQNSFTGPIATGLSLVAIVVGGLVFAFGEGSGKRTLAGIIFGVGMAIGAVNFMSWLFPAS
- a CDS encoding DUF87 domain-containing protein produces the protein MMLRLDRVDKAYREAGSFNEQVNLFGFIDDQAFLTKSGDVGVVVAVEGVDYECLDIATLDNLTKRLESALKIFDETCRVYQYLFKRNRAEIPFQTSCDAVVDAAIRNRVEYLHSKADEIYSLKIYYVILFEGFRYQQRLFPTLGKLASEPAQAFREIAALASTRKQVVLIESEIEKARATLLAKVRNFIGQVSDFMCVDILGRQEAFRVLKSPLNFSPEKTEGARVNGDAFLDCSLCESHLECHRGHLRLDDYFLKVMTLKEPPAQSFPLIFKRLLEIPANFYVATEWEKQSPDKSRNMIHSRRRHYHNTKRSFMSHLSMSNQPENPRDILVDDSKEAQVRDLGRALEELELTGNYFGEFSLTIVVYDLDLAKVEAACSGFYKVFSVHDATIYEERYNLLNTYLATIPGNYAFNLRRMLILNTNYADYSFLFTLHSGDQTNRHLNREYLAVLETNHKTPYYLNLHYQDVAHTVILGRTGAGKSFLLNFLITNLQKYEPATFIFDLGGSFETLTELFGGAYVRVGLNSSAFQINPFSLPATKQNIDFLALFARVLMEGKGEERLTTGEAQDLYHQVENLYEIEPELRTLTTLANTLDRHLARRLDKWTTGGQFGSVFDNPKDTLTFARFQCFDFQGMSGYPDILEPLLFYILHRANSVITDSASSHVFKAFFIDEAWVFFRNPSINIYIVEALKTWRKSNAAMILSTQSLDELRKSEILDVIIESCVTKIFLANPDMDRDLYQRQFHLNDREVELISTHIPKRQMLIKKPDIAKVANLEVDPKSYWLYTNDPFDNQKRREAFKRYGFEEGLKRLAEGRV
- a CDS encoding methyltransferase domain-containing protein, whose product is MTLDDARQFYADEVRIAANVRSAALVAAYARVPRENFMGMPPWQIISQDTIAMAFMGLAGMAYLATENPLDLYHNVLVALDPARYINNGQPSALGRWIDELDLAPGDRVYHLGCGVGYYTAIMAEVVGSSGQVVASEVDPALAARAQENLTSFTNVLVHAGDGTAFDPGPCDAIFINAGVTHPLPLWLERLSAHGRLVLPLTATMDSTNLAGTGIIARITRQENGFACRPVTTAGIFSCTSGRDPEMNAALAKAWASKALLKLKSVRIDPHEQDETCLAHRPDVCLSTANLLARAILP
- a CDS encoding TonB-dependent receptor — encoded protein: MRTDPNVGVSRLLHRAAWIAGLFLLGASLGWSQIQNASAGGRITDPSGAVVPNAQLTARNATTGMKYSTTSDSAGYYAFPTIPIGTYTVTVDANGFARTVRSNITLEVGQSARVDFKLQLGSHVQTVQITSATPMLQTQSAMPQTTVSNRLVRNLPLSTRNWDDLMGLVAGVQGYRYTNQSGSTAPGRFGGINVNGVRSLQNNFILDGVDDNTISENVQELSTEVIRPSVDAVREFKIITDPYSAEYGRSPGAAIIVATKSGTNHFHSEVWEFNRTSATDATDFFTNRAGVKKSGLTQNQFGGNFGGPIVKNHAFFFFNYEGTRIVQGVPRLSNVPLPNERAGNFSPAAGTANDVSYSPIFDPTTGLPFPGNVIPPDRISPVAAKIMSMIPLPNVTPPPGPQNRENYLINPKLTNNADNYIARVDWQITPRNSVFVRYSNIPWTRFVPGPFGNNIIDGTEISSWGRLTQNSQGAALGWTAMISPRLVNSFRLGWGRNWSQGVQTPFGQNTLASVGILGIPDNPLYDGGIPGMDFANVGGVNMPYLGSPDFLPKWQFTNQFEEADTLDYSYGAHELKFGVDYHLPMRNIYLDEPALRGHLYFDGQFTGNALADFLIGYPFGAQESVFHQVDMRMWMQSYFAEDIWKVMPHLTLDLGLRYDYATWPYDAGNQMTNLDPATGQLVYAKSGSGFSQQLIHPDKDNLGPRFGVAYQVTHNTVLRAGYGRFYQQFERIGSEDQMSLNPPWFLNVLPTAPFTDHTTPVFFLDQGFPASYRDAASVPLAAVRLRAVDPNSQQPTIDQWSAGFQRRFPFGIVTTVDYVGTKGTHLSYLMNLNQPNPPGTFNLPYPNLGIVEYRENGSNSTYHGLEASAEKRFGRGLTFHIAYTYSKSIDDARDNLSGFGSSFPEDSYNVFAYDRGLSNFDFRNRFVFAYDYDFPLGHGHQWATSGVPAAILGNWQMNGIFTRNSGFPFTVTASALSSFVGPLADTRPNRICNGSLPSGQRSVNEWFNPACFPVPSPAAFGNSGRDILIGPPFTNLDFSLDRSFPFRLGGEGRQLEFRWEVFNLFNTPQFSIPNSDVSSPGTVGRITSLAGDPRVMQFALKLIF